Part of the Candidatus Binatus sp. genome, CGACGCGCTCCGCGTCGGCATGGGTCCCGGCTCGATCTGCACGACTCGCGTCGTATCCGGCGTCGGCGTGCCGCAAATCACCGCCATCATGGATACAGTCGCCGTCGCGGAGCCGCGCAAAATCCCGGTCATCGCCGATGGCGGCGTGCGCTTTTCCGGCGACATCACCAAGGCGCTCGCCGCCGGCGCGACCAGCGTGATGATCGGTTCGCTGTTCGCCGGTACCGAGGAGAGCCCGGGCGAGACGATTCTCTATCAGGGCCGTACATACAAATTGTATCGCGGGATGGGCTCGATCGGCGCGATGAACGAGCGCACCGGCGATCGCTACGGCCAACTCAATGAGGGCAAGCATGTGCCCGAGGGGATCGAGGGCCGCGTGCCGCATCGCGGCTCGCTCGCATCGAACATCGAGCAGTTGGTCGGCGGCCTCCAATCCGGCATGGGCTACCTCGGCGCCGCGAATCTGCTCGAACTCCGCCGTCGCGCGCGCTTTGTCAAGGTCAGCGACGCCGGGATGCGCGAGAGCCACGTCCACGACGTCTTCATCACCAAGGAAGCGCCCAACTATCGGCAATAATTCG contains:
- a CDS encoding IMP dehydrogenase, producing the protein DALRVGMGPGSICTTRVVSGVGVPQITAIMDTVAVAEPRKIPVIADGGVRFSGDITKALAAGATSVMIGSLFAGTEESPGETILYQGRTYKLYRGMGSIGAMNERTGDRYGQLNEGKHVPEGIEGRVPHRGSLASNIEQLVGGLQSGMGYLGAANLLELRRRARFVKVSDAGMRESHVHDVFITKEAPNYRQ